The Flavobacteriales bacterium genome includes a window with the following:
- the murC gene encoding UDP-N-acetylmuramate--L-alanine ligase codes for MNIKLVEHIYFVGIGGIGMSALARYFNAKGKKVSGYDKTPSTITQALTDEGINLHFDENYIPQEILDSDFQSVLIVYTPAVSLSSPQLTPFSSHKWIVLKRAELLGLITEDAYTIAVAGTHGKTTTSCILAHILKYSDIYCTAFLGGISSNYNSNLLLSESGNIVVVEADEYDRSFLKLSPDITIITSVDPDHLDIYENAEDMQNTFKMFAKNTKPNGLLLVNKSINIDFDCPEDISLMTYSASLRADNFAINLCIENGAQQFDANIKDLMPGQVYEYELKDVQLQLPGKHNVENALAAIVVASSLGANPQNIKSAIADFKGVKRRYDLHAKGKYVYIDDYAHHPEEIKATLIATKELFPNKKITVVFQPHLYSRTRDFASEFGDALSLADEVLLLDIYPARELPIEGVDSKMLLDKISECEKSLVSKVDLVEELINPKRELLLTLGAGDIDQFVEPIKKCYVNEMG; via the coding sequence ATGAATATTAAGTTAGTTGAACATATTTATTTCGTTGGAATAGGCGGTATCGGAATGTCTGCCTTGGCACGTTACTTTAATGCAAAGGGTAAGAAAGTAAGTGGTTATGATAAAACCCCCTCCACAATTACTCAAGCACTAACTGACGAGGGTATTAACTTACATTTTGATGAGAATTATATACCACAAGAAATCCTTGACTCCGACTTTCAGTCAGTACTTATTGTATATACTCCGGCCGTAAGTTTAAGTAGTCCGCAATTAACACCATTTTCTTCTCATAAGTGGATCGTTTTGAAACGAGCAGAGTTGTTAGGTCTTATTACAGAAGATGCCTACACTATTGCTGTTGCAGGAACACATGGTAAAACAACTACCTCATGTATTTTGGCACATATATTAAAGTATTCAGATATATACTGCACCGCCTTTTTAGGAGGAATTAGTAGTAATTATAATTCTAATCTATTGTTATCAGAATCTGGTAATATTGTCGTTGTTGAAGCTGATGAATACGATAGATCTTTTTTAAAGCTTTCTCCAGATATTACAATAATTACCTCTGTTGATCCTGACCATTTAGACATTTATGAAAATGCAGAGGATATGCAGAATACATTTAAAATGTTTGCTAAGAATACTAAGCCTAATGGTCTTCTTTTAGTAAACAAATCCATAAATATAGATTTTGATTGCCCTGAGGATATTAGTCTGATGACCTATTCCGCATCTTTAAGAGCAGACAACTTTGCTATTAATTTATGTATAGAGAATGGAGCTCAGCAATTTGATGCTAATATCAAAGATTTAATGCCTGGTCAAGTATATGAATATGAGTTAAAAGATGTTCAGCTCCAATTGCCTGGAAAACATAATGTGGAAAATGCCTTGGCGGCAATTGTTGTAGCATCTTCATTAGGGGCGAATCCGCAAAATATAAAATCTGCAATAGCCGATTTTAAAGGCGTAAAAAGAAGATATGATCTACATGCTAAAGGTAAATATGTATATATCGACGACTACGCTCATCACCCAGAAGAAATTAAAGCAACGCTAATAGCTACCAAAGAGTTATTTCCAAATAAAAAGATAACGGTAGTATTTCAGCCTCATTTATATTCCAGAACACGAGATTTTGCTTCCGAATTTGGCGATGCGTTATCATTAGCAGACGAGGTGTTGTTGTTAGATATTTACCCAGCTAGAGAATTACCTATTGAAGGGGTAGATTCAAAAATGCTTCTAGATAAAATCTCAGAGTGTGAAAAATCTCTCGTTAGTAAAGTCGATTTAGTTGAAGAATTAATCAACCCGAAAAGAGAACTGTTACTAACGCTTGGGGCAGGAGATATAGACCAATTCGTTGAACCAATTAAAAAATGTTACGTCAATGAAATGGGTTAA
- the ftsA gene encoding cell division protein FtsA — MEENTSKIAVGLDIGTTKITVIVGRKNEHGKIEILGMGNAPSTGVMRGIVANIDKTTQSINKALDEAITSSGLQVKNVNVGIAGQHIKSLQHRGQLVRENLETEINDADIDKLMQNMYKLVMVPGEEIIHVIPQEYIVDKQDNFPDPRGMVGVQLEANFHIITGQTAAISNIKKCVNNASLAMTGLTLEPLASATSVLDHQEIEAGVALVDIGGGTTDVAIFKDGIIRHTAVIPFGGNIITQDIKEGCSILENQAELLKIKFGSALASQNKENEIVSIPGLRGRDPKEISLKNLANIIQARVEEIIELVHHEIKNSGYESKLITGIVLTGGGSQLKHIGQLVEFHTGIECRIGYPNEHISSTSPVDVSSPMYATGVGLVMKFLEEENGDELSAAQKGSASNAGLGDFFKKMLDKIDKYLTNDE; from the coding sequence ATGGAAGAAAATACCTCAAAAATAGCTGTCGGTCTTGATATTGGAACCACAAAAATAACGGTCATTGTAGGTCGTAAAAATGAACATGGCAAAATCGAAATCCTCGGCATGGGAAATGCTCCATCGACAGGAGTCATGCGTGGTATAGTTGCCAATATAGACAAAACCACCCAGTCCATTAATAAAGCATTAGATGAGGCGATAACTTCTTCAGGCTTACAAGTGAAAAATGTTAATGTAGGGATAGCAGGTCAACATATCAAAAGTTTACAGCATAGAGGGCAATTGGTCAGAGAGAATCTTGAAACTGAAATCAATGATGCTGATATTGATAAATTGATGCAAAACATGTACAAACTAGTGATGGTTCCAGGTGAAGAAATCATCCATGTTATTCCACAAGAATATATAGTAGATAAGCAAGATAATTTCCCAGACCCTAGAGGTATGGTAGGGGTGCAGCTCGAAGCCAATTTTCATATTATAACTGGTCAAACAGCTGCCATCTCAAATATTAAGAAATGTGTTAATAATGCAAGTCTTGCTATGACCGGCTTAACATTAGAGCCACTAGCTTCGGCAACATCTGTTTTGGATCATCAAGAAATAGAAGCAGGAGTTGCACTAGTAGATATTGGAGGAGGAACTACTGATGTAGCTATATTTAAAGACGGTATAATAAGACACACTGCTGTTATCCCATTTGGAGGTAACATCATTACTCAAGATATTAAAGAAGGATGTTCAATTTTAGAGAATCAGGCAGAACTCTTAAAAATAAAATTTGGCTCTGCCTTGGCAAGTCAAAACAAAGAAAATGAAATTGTTTCTATTCCTGGATTAAGAGGTAGAGATCCTAAAGAAATATCATTAAAAAACCTAGCAAATATTATACAAGCTAGGGTAGAAGAAATAATAGAATTGGTACACCATGAGATTAAAAACTCTGGGTACGAAAGTAAACTCATTACAGGAATAGTACTTACAGGTGGTGGTAGCCAACTGAAGCACATTGGTCAACTCGTGGAGTTTCATACGGGTATTGAATGTAGGATAGGTTATCCTAACGAACATATATCATCGACTTCACCTGTCGATGTTAGTAGCCCGATGTATGCCACAGGAGTAGGACTAGTAATGAAATTTTTAGAAGAAGAAAATGGCGATGAGTTGAGTGCAGCCCAAAAGGGTAGTGCATCAAATGCAGGTTTGGGAGATTTTTTCAAAAAAATGCTCGACAAAATCGACAAATATTTAACAAATGACGAATAA
- the ftsZ gene encoding cell division protein FtsZ, which yields MTNESVLAFDLPKNQSSVIKVIGVGGGGSNAVNYMYENGIDGVDFAVCNTDLQALEASPITTKIQIGAEITEGLGAGANPEVGRQAAEESIDRIDELLESNTKMLFITAGMGGGTGTGAAPVIARAAREKGILTVGVVTVPFWTEGGYRKEYAEKGLEELREQVDTLLVINNDRLIEVYGDLTLSQAFAKANEVLNTATKGIAEVISQTLMVNIDLNDAKRVLQNSGSAVMGQAYASGENRAIEAIEAALDSPLLHDNNIKGAQQVLLKIVTGSGEKEIRMTELFSIKKHIQDVAGSDVNIIEGIGVEDGLNDEISVTVIATGFKVNKNIGPAKPITPKVYNLDKDDQATEEEVVPQDTVKQEPQESITQDTFESIFDDNSQVTSEEPQATLNFDLEEESPVLNFTLEEEGTEESPIDFPLATENLQVEESVMATNEVEESDNNDEVVVHNLEMEEEAPEDVISDLKDEVEKEEFTQINHGISAEQMALRSRQRMERLREITVKLRTPSGLTDLESQPAYKRREIELDDVAHSSESDNSSYVLGEDDDKNVGLKPNNFLHDNVD from the coding sequence ATGACAAACGAAAGCGTATTAGCATTCGATTTACCCAAAAATCAATCTTCCGTTATTAAGGTAATTGGAGTTGGTGGTGGTGGAAGTAATGCTGTAAACTACATGTATGAAAATGGTATCGATGGCGTGGACTTTGCGGTTTGTAATACTGATTTACAAGCTTTAGAAGCTAGCCCGATAACTACAAAAATTCAAATTGGAGCCGAAATAACCGAAGGACTTGGCGCAGGCGCTAATCCTGAAGTAGGTAGACAAGCTGCAGAAGAAAGTATCGACCGTATTGATGAACTGCTGGAAAGCAATACAAAGATGCTATTCATTACTGCTGGTATGGGCGGTGGAACAGGTACTGGTGCTGCACCAGTTATTGCTCGAGCTGCTAGAGAAAAAGGAATATTAACAGTGGGCGTTGTTACCGTTCCGTTTTGGACTGAAGGTGGCTACAGAAAAGAGTATGCTGAAAAAGGTTTAGAAGAATTAAGAGAGCAAGTTGACACTCTTTTAGTTATCAATAATGACCGACTTATTGAAGTATATGGCGACCTTACTTTAAGCCAAGCCTTTGCTAAAGCTAACGAAGTATTAAATACAGCTACTAAAGGGATTGCTGAAGTTATCTCTCAAACATTAATGGTTAATATTGACCTTAATGATGCTAAAAGAGTACTTCAAAACAGTGGTAGTGCCGTTATGGGCCAAGCCTATGCATCGGGAGAAAATCGTGCTATTGAGGCAATTGAAGCAGCTTTAGATTCCCCATTATTACATGATAATAACATTAAGGGAGCACAACAAGTTCTTTTGAAAATAGTCACAGGTTCTGGTGAGAAAGAGATTCGTATGACCGAACTATTTAGTATTAAGAAACACATTCAAGATGTTGCTGGTTCAGATGTCAATATTATTGAAGGTATTGGTGTTGAAGATGGGCTAAATGATGAAATTAGTGTTACTGTAATTGCTACAGGTTTCAAGGTCAACAAAAATATAGGACCTGCTAAGCCAATTACGCCTAAAGTCTATAATTTAGATAAAGACGATCAAGCGACAGAAGAAGAGGTTGTTCCTCAAGATACTGTTAAACAAGAGCCTCAAGAGTCTATAACTCAAGACACATTTGAATCTATTTTTGACGATAATTCTCAAGTTACCAGTGAAGAGCCTCAGGCTACTTTAAATTTTGACTTAGAAGAAGAATCACCAGTGTTAAATTTTACCCTTGAAGAAGAAGGTACAGAGGAAAGTCCTATTGATTTTCCTTTAGCGACTGAAAACCTACAAGTAGAAGAAAGTGTTATGGCTACTAATGAAGTCGAAGAAAGCGATAACAACGATGAAGTTGTTGTTCATAATCTTGAGATGGAGGAAGAAGCCCCTGAAGATGTTATTTCTGACTTGAAAGATGAAGTTGAAAAAGAGGAATTTACTCAAATCAACCATGGTATTTCTGCTGAGCAGATGGCGTTGAGAAGTCGTCAGCGTATGGAAAGGCTAAGAGAGATTACAGTAAAACTCCGTACTCCATCTGGCTTAACAGATTTAGAGAGTCAGCCTGCATATAAAAGAAGAGAGATTGAGTTAGATGATGTCGCTCACTCTTCAGAGTCTGATAACTCATCTTATGTTTTAGGAGAAGATGATGACAAAAATGTAGGTCTAAAACCCAATAATTTTTTACACGATAACGTTGACTAA